GTGAGCCAGTTGCGATATTTCTAATAACAACTTCAAGAGGTATGATCTCGCATTTTTTGACTACTTGCTCAGTGTCGCTGATAGTCTCAACTAAGTCAGTTACGATGCCTTTACTCTCCAAAAGCTTAAAAAGCTGTGTTGAAATTTTATTATTTAATGCGCCTTTTCCAGCTTCGTTGCCTCTTTTTTGAGCATCAAATGCTGTTAGATCGTCTTTAAATTCAGCCACAAGCAAATTTGCATCGTCTGTGGCATACATTTTTTTACCTTTTCCCTCGTAAATAAGCTCTCTTTTTTGCATGGATATCTCCTTTTAATTTATTGTTTTATTTTTAAAATTTTGATCGTGTCAATTGCTGTTTTTAATTGAATATCTTCATCAACTTTTTTTTGCGTGATTATCTTTTTATCATCTTTTGCTTCAGTTTTATTGCCCTCGCTTGTAGGATTTATCTTGTTTAGCTCGCTTTTTAGGTGCGCTTTTAGCTCACTTTCTTTGATGCTAAACGCACTATCGTCGCTTTGTGGTACTTTGCCAGGATGCACGACTACATCAGGTGTTACGCCAACTGCTTGGATGGTTCTGCCACTTGGTAAGTAGTATCTTGCAATGGTTAGCCTTAATGCTTCTGTATCGTCTATTGGAAGGATTACTTGAACGCTTCCTTTGCCAAAGGTATTTTCGCCGATTATTACAGCACGTTTATGGTCTTGAAGTGAGCCACTTACGATCTCGCTAGCACTAGCACTTCCGCCATTTACCAGTGCAACAAGCGGTAGTTTTGAAAGAGTTTTACTAGCAGTTGCTTTATACTCTACATTTTCAGATGCGTCGCGACCTTTTTGAGAGACGATGACGCCGTTATCTACAAAAAGATCAACTAGGTCAACAGCTTGATTTAAAAGTCCGCCAGGGTTGTTTCTAAGATCAAGTATGATGCCACTTGCTTTTGGATACTCTTTGATCGCTTCTTTTACCTTTGTAACAACATTTTTGTCAAAATTTGTGACACGCACATAAAGAATGTTGTCATTTTCTATCATTTTTGCATAGACAGACTCAACCTTTATAAGATCTCTTATGATCTTTACATCAAATGGTTTTTGCTCACCTTTTCGCAAAATTGTGATAGTTATTGGAGTTTTTGGCTTGCC
The genomic region above belongs to Campylobacter concisus and contains:
- a CDS encoding S41 family peptidase, with amino-acid sequence MGEILNKFSRFFALKITGALLISSVAVNALFAKSEDEASAKLEALSKLTKTISTVEKYYVDDIKFKEIIDKAIAGLMQNLDAHSSFLNEKAYKDMQVQTSGEFGGLGITVGMKDSALTVISPIEDTPADKAGIKSGDIILRIDGNSTIGTTIDEAVNKMRGKPKTPITITILRKGEQKPFDVKIIRDLIKVESVYAKMIENDNILYVRVTNFDKNVVTKVKEAIKEYPKASGIILDLRNNPGGLLNQAVDLVDLFVDNGVIVSQKGRDASENVEYKATASKTLSKLPLVALVNGGSASASEIVSGSLQDHKRAVIIGENTFGKGSVQVILPIDDTEALRLTIARYYLPSGRTIQAVGVTPDVVVHPGKVPQSDDSAFSIKESELKAHLKSELNKINPTSEGNKTEAKDDKKIITQKKVDEDIQLKTAIDTIKILKIKQ